The following is a genomic window from Apodemus sylvaticus chromosome 10, mApoSyl1.1, whole genome shotgun sequence.
AGGGGTAGCCAGCAGCCAGAGCACAGGAGGCATGGCCTGTTTGTCTCTTCATTTTGCATGCATATTTCTTGTCTCATCCCACTAAGCTGCAGGCTATCTGAGAACTTTAGCCCTAGTGGAGGAAGGATGGACTGCAGACCTTGGTTTATCAGAAAGGTCTGTCTTTACTTGCTATGCTATCTGGAGCAATAATCCAGAAGCCTGAACCAAGAAGCACATGCCTTTAGATTGATATGCTTGATATTACTTAGCATTTGTTACATTCAAAGAGGCAGGTACCTATGATAAGCTTCAGGATCAATatgttattggtgttctctttGTTCAGATCTTGTGTATGCAGCTATGGTAGTGAACTTCATGGATGCAGCTTCTAACTATCTATGGGGACAATCTCATAGCAAAGTTCATTTTCTTCCTGCTCTCATGTTCGTAATTTTTATGCCTACAGACGAAGATGATGACCTTGAAGGTCTGTCTCCTTTGGATCCAAATGCTACACTCTAATATGCCTTTGTTTATAAATAGCACTTTGTTTATTGCTCACACTTTTGACTATAGCACTGAGTAAGGGGGAAAGCTGTGTCCAGGGGTAGCTCTTTTCCTCAAATACCCTCCAAATTTCTATCTAGGTGAGTGCTGTGCTATGACACTTAACATCGGTTACCCCCCCCATCACCATGGAAACTGGAAGAGGCCAGGTTTCCACTTAAGACATCTGTCAAACAGATAGGACTAGCTTGCCTCTGGATAAGAAAAAAAGGTCCCCATGGCTCTAAACTGTCCTTCAACCTCATCATGACACATTTATGCTTTCCTACCTGAGCTGTCTGGCAACAGTGCATTCCGAATGGCATTAAAGATTTACTAAAAAgcaatatgttttcttttatgtatttctgCTATTGTGAAACACCAGCACAAAGGAAACTGCACTGTGTCACAGGGATAATTTAGGCAGTTAACTGTTAAAACTATCAAACGGAAGTGATCTTTCTCTTACTTTTCATGGTAGAGAAATACATAGATGGTCCCTCCAGCTGCCATGAGCCAGATAAACCAACGCATATGAGATGCCAGGGGTCCAAGTTCACGGAGATTTAACCTAGAGATGTAAACGACAATAAAAGGTGTAAATGACAGGAATCGGGAACGTACGCTCTCCTAGTGACACCAAACAGCAAACAACGGGGTGACTGGAAGATATGGCCTTCAACACAGCAAGGAAGCTTTTGGTAAGTCTGGGTGAAAATaatcattcagaaaaaaaaaaagattgttggTGGAATTTTAATATTCAGAATTACACACGATTTGAAAATAGCACCAGCTAAAAACAGACCTGTCAGTATGCCTGTCAAGTCTGACTTTCCCtagcagggacacagtgaagaAAAGGCTACTGGCAGTTTTATTCCTGACTATACACTGAGGACGCTGACAAAGCTTATCAAGCACCCAGAATAAAATCCTGAACCAGGATCACGTACCCGCTGCGGACACCTAATATACACGTCTCCTTTAGCCACCTCTCTGCCAAGACAGAACAGGAGAACTACTTCAACATGTGCTATGGGACGTGTTCTGTCAACATACTACAATATCACGTGCCCTGGTATActaaaaacaaatatgaaaaagaaatgttcaggttGGCTAGAACTATAAAACTAATATACCCAAAAGGCAAATTAACTGTGGACATATCTAAAACTACACAGGAACAGACTGCCTACTCTACGTGTGATTCCGGAGTtcatacttaatttttttaacatatttGCCCACTTTAAATTGCTTCACAAAAGCTTTTAAGTATGCTTGTTCGTGTATGAATCAGACCTATAATTTAGTGAGAGGTACTGGAGAGGCCTTGGACATTTTTTATTCAAACAgataattacatttcttttgaGTGACGGAGCCGGCATGAGCCAGATTCTAGAGGCCTGCTGTTTCTATTGACTACAGCAGTGGATGGCTCAATGGGAAGTTCTAAGTATTTAAAACGAGGCTAGGtctagaggaaaaaaaactaTGATTTCTTTAATTTTGGCTTTTAAAGCAACGAGAGGCTGCATCTATGTCAGAAGGGCAGTAAGACCAAGAAAGCTGCCCAGGAGACTAGATATTTTAAGTGGTTAACTAGTTCAGTTAGTTAGCAGAAATGAGAACTGTGTGGATGGCCAGTAGCTACTGGGCTACTGAGTGGGCAGAAACAAATGGTATTCATTGCTAAAGGATGCCTGCTTTTCCTCATATGTATTTTACGGAATTTCCATTCACCAAATTCAATCTTCCCATATTCTGAAATGCATCGGAGGTATACACGAAGAAgatggagggggaaagggagactGCTAGCTCTACCCAAGTCCACAGCACCTCCTTGAAAAATAATCTCATGCACACAGTCCTTCCAAGCCGTGAGTAATGTAACCAAGTAAGtcaaattgggggtgggggtgcaggtATGCACTGTGGGAGGGCAGAGTACATGCAGGAAGCCATCGGGACGgtggagaggaaggcaggaaaggAGTGAGGACCTCTGACAGCAAGGATGCTTCTCCGGGGTACAAGGACGCTATCTTACCACGGGGCGTAGGAAGCAGCGATGAAGAAGTAGATGACCATCCGATCACACATGTGGAAACAATGCTCCACTGTCCTGTcgtggggaagggaagagagcaagGGAACTTGTCAAAACCTTCCGACAGGAAGTATGGGCTACCACTCTACAAGGCTACAATCACTGTGCCTGCTTCATTTCCCTAGGGCACCCACAGCTCACCCTTCAAAGCCACAGCTCTTCTTTTTAATGACAGGAAGCCACAGGAAAAGCTTTACGTTTTTAGGTCATATACAGAACGGGACATGAGATGGGAGAGCCCCACCACCATCAGGTGATATGAGtcttttctgatattttccttttcttttggaaGATGAAATTCTGTGAGGCATTTGTGAACCGCTCGCCCGTTCTTACCACAGTACATAGCTCAGTCCTAAGGCCCAGCTACCGTGCCCTGAAAATCCTTTAATCTTTGCTTTAAACTCATTTTTTgaccatttcatatatatatacataacacatTCTGTCAGTCACCCCTCCACAATCTCTCACCAGCCCCTACTTCCCTCCCATCCTTAtaccacagtggttctcaaccttcttaatgctaaGACCCTTTTAATAACAGatcttcatgttgtggtaacccccaatcataaaattattttcattgttacttctgctactgttatgaatcataatgtaaatatctgatatgcgaccaTATAAAAGGGTTGTCCAACCCTTAAGGGGTCTCAAACCAGAGTTCCCTGTTCTACCACAGCTCTGCCAGATCTCCCTTCCATTTTACAGACTTCGGTTTGCTGAGTTcacattcttgttttcttttttttacacaTCTTAAACAAGCTTTTGCTTTAAACATGCCAGGGAAGACAGTAAGTAGTAAAAAGGGGAAATTGGTAGTTTAGGGCCagcaataaaatacataaaatatggcATTTTTGCTGTGAAAGGGTGGCGACTACATTTTAAAACTGATCCAAAATCAAAGTCAGAAAGTGTAAGCACGAAATCAGACCGCCTGAGTTTGACTCACAAAATACGCACTAAAGCGCCTGTGCTTTACTGAGGTCATTTTCAATTATAAATgcaggaggctggagaaatgggtcaGCAGTTACACAGTGCttagtgctcttccaaaggacttgcatttggttcccagcacccatgtcaggcagcttgCATAGCTTCAGAgaatctgatatcctcttctgatctacacacacacacacacacacacacacacacacacaccatacattcacacagatgcacatacatacatagtagtttaaaacacaaataaataaaggacTGTCAGCTATGTAGCTGAGCTAGgcatgaactcctgatcctcctgcctcagtgtcttccagtgctgggattacaggcaggtgcCATCCGCCCAGGTCCACAGTGTTGTTCTGAATCTAGTTTTGGTTTCCAGGGTACGAACCCTCTCATTCTGTGGGGCTTGGGTCCTTGACATTGCCTCACTCTACCTGGGTGCTGTTGGCCAAGCAGACTGACAGGGTCACGAGAACAAGTAAGTAAAAATCAGATCTGTGTGGAAGAATGGTACAGAGGCCACAGTTTATCTACGATCACTTAGTTACAGGTCTAAAGAAGCAACCGTCCAATCAAACCACCACGTCTAAGAATCACCTGGGAATAAAGGTGGCGACAGACTCACGGATACGGACGCTGGTCTCTACTTTGAAGGAGCCAGGGAACAGGAGGGAGAAAGTGAAGAATTTAATCTCTTGTTTTGAACCTCTGAGATAATTCTGGTTGCCAGCAAGGCTTGAGAGCTTTCTAATTCTGCTTTCTAGACATTGTTAGGGCAGACAGTCAAACCTAGAGTCTTACATGTGATCTGCCACCAGCTCGACCTTGTGGCACAGGTCTGTGGTTCCAGCTCCCGAAGCTGAGATGATATTAATTACCTGGGAGATACAATGGGTTCAAGACTATCCTAAGCCAGACTTGGGTAAGAAGGAGCAAGAggtctggggatgtggctcagtggcaggacACCTGCCTGGCAAACATGAAGCCCCAGAGGCAATTCCCAACACCACTGTCTCATAAGATGGAAACGCTCCACAAGTCACCTCTCCAAGAGTCACACTATCTCATAAAAGGGGGGCCAACCTGAGCACACAGAACATTAAAAGGGGTGACATTGGCTAGGTTCTCATGACACTACCTAGCACATAGTGAGAAACTGGGACTTCCCTTCACTCTTCCAATTCTGGCTTTGTTAGGCATTTAAAGAATGGTATGATTTGGGCTGGGCTTAGGTCTCCCTGCACAGCtgaagcagatgtgcagcttggtcttcatgtgggccccaaacaactggaatgagaactatcccaaaagctgttgcctgcatgtgggatatgttcagctgggctgccttgtctggcctcagtgggagaagaagcacCTAGCCTAGCAGAGACTTGAACTGCTGGGGTtgggggctggaggtggggggtggCGGTAGGAGTAGGGAGCGGTTCCCAGAGGTGGGGTCCACCcgctcagaagagaaggggaggggagatggggaaaggattATGGTAGGAGGTGACCAGGAAGGGGAcaatgagtgggatgtaaagcgaataaataaattagattaaattaaaatttttaaaaagtcatgtgATTGAaggctgaggaaaaaaaatctacatgtGGCGTGTGATTCTAGCAATACTCAGAGAGTCTTGATTCTATTAAATCTCCAGCCTCTGCCAGAGTCCCCGAATACTGAAGTAGGCATCTACAACTCTTTATTGATTCTGAAATCTAGACATCAGAGCCAAGTGTGCTGAGACAACCACAACCGTCAGGCCATGCCAAGAAGATAATGAAGTGTCCTCCTCCCAGATGGGCATCTGGGTCCTGAGGCTGTGTGTCCTGGGAAGCCAGCACAGGTGCTTTGGTGAATCTCCTGTGCGGTGTGTGTGTCTCAGACCACCCTGGTGGTTCAATGCTGtggtttcattttaatcccagtgAACTGTCACCTTGTAGGAAAGGGTGGCAGAATGTAAGCTCCAGGCAGTACTGTAAAGGATACAGCAAAAAATGGGGACAAGAGGGACACTCTCCCAAAGCCTGCCTCCTCGCTAGTGACatttttttctggcttctttgttttgttgaaacagagtctcactccGCACTTcactgggactcactctgtaatcTAAGGTGGCCTCAAACGCATGACAATCCTCATGTCTCAGGCCCGCAGGTACAGGGATTATAAGTCTGAGTGCCATCCTGCTTATGACTTTTGCTCTGAAATTTATGAAACCGAAAGGTCTTTTCTTACACCTCTGATTAGAAGTACAATCTCGTTTATAGAGCTGAAGGTGGCCCCACACTTCTGATCCTTCCGCTTCTGCTTCCCATAGGCTAGGACTatgagcatgtgccaccatgcccagctcaaagTCCATGCCCCTCTCCATCAGTGGTCCCCCGCTCCAAGACTACCAGGGTTTTGTGAGAACTGTTTTCCTCCCTAGGGTTTaatctatttaattatttaaggTTTTATTTGATAAGCACCCGTTTCCACATAAGTGATGCTCCATCTTCCAGCCTAACTCTGACAAGTGTAAACCCTTTTACATCCTTATTACCAGGCCAAGGACCTTGATACCATTTGGAAAGCACCTCAGAGTTAATCTTCACTGGGATGGATCTCACGCTCACCTCGTCCTACATTTTATACCTTTCAGATTATTTTCGTATTTATCACCTTATTCACCATATGGCATCACAGTAACCTCACGCGACAGCATACTAATTCCTTTCATAATGAGGAAACTGGGGCTCTTTGTATGAGGCGGAATTGCTCAAGGTCAAACTCAGGAGGCCTAGGCTGAGAAGTTCAATGTCCCTCCTTGCTAGGTCACAGCTATGGCTCTCTTTTGCCATCGTGTCCCTGGTGTACAGGAGAGAACTGGAAAGCTCTCAGGACCTTAGCTGCAAGACCCAAAAGTCAGCTAGGGTACTGCTTTCTTAGACGCATACAAGGCAGTTAGGTCTTCAAAACTCTATCCAACCCCGAAGAGTATGTCTTGAATTAAGGGGTAGCTCCAGGCCTATGGGTTAGGAAAAGGCACTATTCTTCAACCCACCAAAAGCTCAAAAGCCTGAGACCTAAAGACTTGCTTAGTCAATGAAAAGTGCCCCGCCCACCGGCCCCGCCCACCGTACCTCAAGTGACTCTTCTTCCATGATACTATGTGAAACACTGTGGAGACGATGAAGAGGGCGCAAAGGCCCATCCCGTAGATCCATGCTGTTATCTTCTCCCAGCAGTCATCAGACAGCCGATGGAGGAGGGCGCTGCCCACAATGGCTGGAACAATGAGGAACTGGGACGAAGGCAAAGAGAAATAAATGAGCAGGCGCACCCTGGCGTCTGCGGGATCGAGACTTtcgctatttaaaaaaaaacaaaacaaaacaaaaaaaaaaaaccccacacacaacacaaaacaaaacgaaacaaaagatGGAGGTTTGCcaattgtggaaaaaaaaaacgtGCTTTAAGCAAACATTTGTCTTCCTTGGATCATCTGAACGAGAGGTGGGAGAGGTTAGCTGCTACCCTGGAAGCAGGTGTTCCTGGTTGCGGGAACTGAGTCAGCCAATGGCTGCACAACCAAGCAGAGAGACAGCATTGCCCAACTGTTGCAAAAGACTTGTTCTTTATCCTAATTTCATTAAACAAGAGAGTATTCCATTCTCCTCTGTAATCTGATCTAGAGGAGGTATTTAAACTATGCAGACATCAAGCATGTGCCAGCATTCCCAGAGAGGTCCTGACTCCCAAGCACTCCATCCTGTCTGCAATCCACTACGTAAGTGAAGGACGCATGAGTGAATCCGTTCATAGTCTACtgtacaaaacacacacaccccaaatcaACTGCAGAATTAAGTTTGTCCTAGTTTTCCCTTTgaacttatttacttatttgggaGACCCTGCAGAAGAAAGGGGGTTGGGGGCTTCATCATTTTAAATAGTGCGTTTCAAATAATCCATCTCTGAAGCCGGAAGTTTGAGAAAACTAGAATCTTAGAATTCTGACTGCCACTCcaacctccttcctccctccctcccatttctttccttttcaaccACTAAACAGGTAAGGATCCTGAGCTCTggacccccccccctcctctATGTCGTAGCTGATGGGATTTCAGCACCCTGCCACCATGGTTGGCTTCTATGTTACATTTTTTACCACAGACCCAGATTTCAGCATCAGCTGTCAGTTTTCAGTGGTCTAGAACAAAACAAGAGTAGTAACTGTACTAACAGgttttttcataaagaaaaacttACTTGTTGGGGGAAAAAATCCCCCCTAGAGATTCCACCCCTTTTACTCCTGTCGCGGGAAAGCATCTGCTGTTTATCTTGTTTGTGGTTGTATTGTGTGTTGAGACAGACTGGCACAATCCTCACTCGCCTTCAAATTTAGGGGACGTATCACCACACCTGGTAATACTTTCTCTTTAAAGACGTGGTGGTGGTAGATATACTTCCTGTCTTTAGAAATCTCACGGGTCTATAATTCTCCCAAATATGCATTTGTTTAATAAGATCACACTCACACTCTGCTCTAAAACATTACCCTAGAGATATATATCAGTTTTCAATTCATTTCAGTTTAAGCACTGTTCTGTAACTTGCGACGTGTTGACAAATGTTAAGGAGAGTCTGGATGCATCCTACACAAATGTTCCCTCTGAAGGGGGGCTGTGCACCTTGCACACAGGAACACCATAAAGCCTGCCCAACCTCCTCTATAACTTAAGCCTTGCCTAATCCTCATCACTGCAGGAGCAAATTCACCATCTCCCCTACTGGTTTTCAGTATATCTCAGTCACTATTTCTCTCCAGATGTCTCACAAAATGAAACTCTCAAGgagaataaaaagcaaacaaaacaaaaacaaacaaagataaagGGAATGTGCAACTACTTAAGAAAATGCAAAGACATCTGTGTGGgtgagaacaaaacagaaaccaccaccaccaccaccaccaccaccaccaccaacaacaacaacaacaacaagccctCCTTTCCAACACGCCATGACTTGCCCCAGTCAAGTAAGCCCTATAGCTGTCTTGAAAAAGTAGACCCTTCATTCAAGGTCTCGAAGCGTCCATAAGCAAGCTTCCTAAGGTCCCCTCACTAGGGTGCTTACTTCCTACTATTCTTATGAAGATTTCCTGAGGCACACAAGGCCAGGAGAGTGTGGGCTACAGGTCAGAGTGTCCAGAGCTCTCTCCACACTGTGCTTTCAGATTCTGAAACCCAGCACTGACCTTCAGGTACTTAAGGTCACCAGTCTGAGTAGGTCCAACAACTACTGCCCAAGTTACTGGAGAAGTCGCTCCATCCCACCAAAGCCGCGTGGGAAAGATGGAAGGACAGCAACGGAAAAGCTGTACTCACTGCGTGTGTGTAGCAATTGGCAGCATGTTCGTAGCAAGTTGGTTTGTAGCGGCCATTGGCTGGGGCCCGATGGTTCATGAAACTGTGGAAACAGAAAAGCCACCATGTGAGACACACTCTAACCTGACCTGCGGGAAGCCTGCAGGGGTCACCCAGTCCCTTCTAAAAGAAAAAGTTGCTGTTAtcaaaagagaaaactgaagCCATTTAAAGGTGTCAACTTGGCAAGCAGCAACGAATCTAAAGCAAACACCTCGTTTATTTGATGAAACAGCCTTTGAGTTTGCTCAATAAACTCTGCCagagaaaagcaaacagaaaccacatcaaattcatctggacccCTCAAATTAAAGGGGTGCTACATGACCAAGATTTTCAATCTTAGAAGAAAGGATTTCTGCTTCTCCCACCCGAATTTTGTGACTGTCATTAAACAAAAAGGTACACACCACATTTGCCAGGTTTCTGCTTCCCCACTCAGAACACATAAAGCTTTATGTACGCAGGTCTGTACAGCCTGCATCCCACAGTAGAGGGCCTGTCAGACTAGTTTTCTCGTATTGTATTACCTGTTCCGGCACTAGGCAGCATATTCGATACCTAGCTACCTCCAGGCCACCTAAACAAGGAGTCATGTTTTCACCTCCGTTCTTCCTAAGTGAAAAAGAGTTTGCTTCTGACACCACACCCAGAATCAGCACTTTACGCTGTGGCTCTAAAGCACACACATCCACAGTCTGGCACACCGGCATTGGATGCTCGCAGACCAGGCTTCCCTTCCAGCTAACCTTCCCAGAATCAGCAGGATGAAAACCGTGTAGCACAAGGCTGCAGTTCCATTCCAGCGAGAGGGTGAAAACAGCCCTGTCTAAACCTGAACTACACTCACGCAGGGATCATGCTGAAGTGTTGGTTCCCACACACAGGGTGGGTGTGGGTCTGCAACAGCTGGGTCAAAGCCTTACCGGCTTTGAGATCCTAGAGCTCCATCTGTCAACATGCTCAGtaccaagaaacaaaaacaaaa
Proteins encoded in this region:
- the Mmd gene encoding monocyte to macrophage differentiation factor isoform X2, translated to MRFRNRFQRFMNHRAPANGRYKPTCYEHAANCYTHAFLIVPAIVGSALLHRLSDDCWEKITAWIYGMGLCALFIVSTVFHIVSWKKSHLRTVEHCFHMCDRMVIYFFIAASYAPWLNLRELGPLASHMRWFIWLMAAGGTIYVFLYHEKYKVVELFFYLTMGFSPALVVTSMNNTDGLQELACGGLIYCLGVVFFKSDGIIPFAHAIWHLFVATAAAVHYYAIWKYLYRSPTDFIRHL